Proteins from a single region of Streptococcus oralis:
- the lacG gene encoding 6-phospho-beta-galactosidase: MTKTLPKDFIFGGATAAYQAEGATHTDGKGPVAWDKYLKDNYWYTAEPASDFYHKYPVDLKLAEEYGVNGIRISIAWSRIFPTGYGKVNDKGVEFYHNLFAECHKRHVEPFVTLHHFDTPEALHSNGDFLNRENINHFVDYAAFCFEEFPEVNFWTTFNEIGPIGDGQYLVGKFPPGIQYDLAKVFQSHHNMMVSHARAVKLFKDKGYKGEIGVVHALPTKYPLDPDNPADVRAAELEDIIHNKFILDATYLGRYSEETMEGVNHILAVNGGSLDLREEDFAVLEAAKDLNDFLGINYYMSDWMQAFDGETEIIHNGKGEKGSSKYQIKGVGRRVAPDYVPRTDWDWIIYPQGLYDQIMRVKKDYPNYKKIYITENGLGYKDEFVDNTVYDDGRIDYVKKHMKVIADAISDGANVKGYFIWSLMDVFSWSNGYEKRYGLFYVDFETQERYPKKSAHWYKKLAETQLID; the protein is encoded by the coding sequence ATGACAAAAACACTTCCAAAAGACTTTATTTTTGGCGGGGCAACAGCAGCCTACCAAGCAGAAGGTGCTACACATACTGATGGTAAAGGGCCAGTCGCCTGGGACAAATACCTCAAAGATAACTACTGGTACACTGCTGAACCAGCCAGTGATTTCTATCACAAATACCCAGTTGACCTCAAACTTGCAGAAGAGTATGGTGTAAATGGTATCCGTATTTCAATCGCTTGGTCACGTATCTTTCCAACGGGTTATGGGAAGGTTAATGACAAGGGTGTTGAGTTCTATCATAATCTATTTGCAGAGTGCCACAAACGGCATGTTGAGCCCTTCGTGACTCTTCATCACTTTGACACGCCAGAAGCACTTCATTCAAACGGAGATTTCCTGAATAGAGAAAACATTAATCACTTTGTGGATTATGCAGCCTTCTGTTTTGAAGAATTTCCTGAAGTTAACTTTTGGACAACCTTTAATGAAATTGGGCCGATAGGGGATGGCCAGTATTTGGTTGGGAAATTCCCTCCAGGTATTCAGTACGACCTTGCCAAAGTCTTCCAATCTCATCACAATATGATGGTGTCGCATGCGCGTGCAGTAAAACTTTTCAAGGATAAGGGATATAAGGGTGAAATTGGTGTGGTTCATGCACTGCCTACTAAGTATCCTCTGGATCCAGATAATCCAGCAGATGTTCGTGCAGCTGAGTTAGAAGATATCATTCACAATAAATTTATTCTGGATGCGACTTATCTAGGACGATATTCCGAAGAAACAATGGAAGGTGTCAACCATATCTTAGCAGTCAATGGCGGAAGCTTAGATTTACGTGAAGAAGACTTCGCAGTCCTAGAAGCTGCAAAAGATTTGAACGACTTCCTCGGTATTAACTACTATATGAGTGATTGGATGCAAGCTTTTGACGGAGAGACGGAAATCATCCACAATGGTAAGGGTGAAAAAGGAAGCTCTAAATATCAGATTAAGGGAGTCGGACGCCGTGTAGCTCCAGATTATGTGCCACGTACGGATTGGGACTGGATTATCTATCCTCAAGGTTTGTATGATCAAATTATGCGCGTGAAGAAAGATTATCCTAACTACAAGAAGATTTACATCACTGAAAATGGACTTGGTTATAAAGATGAGTTCGTCGATAACACTGTTTACGATGATGGGCGGATTGATTATGTTAAGAAACATATGAAAGTGATTGCAGATGCAATCTCTGATGGAGCCAATGTCAAAGGCTACTTTATCTGGTCGCTGATGGATGTCTTTTCTTGGTCAAATGGCTATGAAAAGCGTTACGGCCTCTTCTATGTTGATTTTGAGACCCAGGAGCGCTATCCAAAGAAATCGGCTCACTGGTACAAGAAACTAGCTGAGACACAGCTTATTGATTAA
- a CDS encoding lactose-specific PTS transporter subunit EIIC, translating to MNKLIAFIEKGKPFFEKLSRNIYLRAIRDGFIAGMPVILFSSIFILIAFVPNSWGFKWSDDVVNLLMKPYSYSMGILALLVAGTTAKSLTDSVNRSMEKTNQINYMSTLLAAIVGLLMLAADPIENGLATGFLGTKGLLSAFLAAFVTVAIYKVCVKNNVTIRMPDEVPPNISQVFKDVIPFTLSVVSLYALDLLARHFVGVSVAESIGKFFAPLFSAADGYLGITIIFGAFAFFWFVGIHGPSIVEPAIAAITYANAEVNLNLLQQGMHADKILTSGTQMFIVTMGGTGATLVVPFMFMWLTKSKRNRAIGRASVVPTFFGVNEPILFGAPLVLNPIFFIPFIFAPIANVWIFKFFIETLGMNSFTANLPWTTPGPLGIVLGTNFQFLSFVLAALLILVDVAIYYPFLKVYDEQILEEERSGKANDELKEKVAANFNTAKADAILEKAGVEAAQNTITEETNVLVLCAGGGTSGLLANALNKAAAEYKVLVKAAAGGYGAHREMLPEFDLVILAPQVASNFEDMKAETDKLGIKLAKTEGGQYIKLTRDGKGALAFVQAQFEE from the coding sequence ATGAACAAACTAATTGCTTTTATCGAGAAAGGAAAGCCTTTCTTTGAAAAACTGTCTCGTAATATCTACCTTCGTGCTATTCGTGATGGTTTCATTGCAGGGATGCCAGTTATTCTCTTCTCAAGTATCTTTATCTTGATTGCCTTTGTTCCTAACTCATGGGGTTTTAAATGGTCTGATGATGTTGTTAATCTCCTAATGAAACCTTATAGCTATTCAATGGGGATCCTAGCTCTCTTGGTAGCTGGTACAACAGCTAAGTCATTGACCGACTCAGTAAACCGTAGCATGGAGAAAACCAATCAAATCAACTATATGTCAACATTGTTGGCAGCAATTGTTGGTTTGTTGATGTTGGCAGCTGATCCTATCGAAAATGGCCTAGCTACTGGATTCTTGGGGACAAAAGGTTTGCTTTCAGCCTTCCTTGCTGCCTTTGTTACTGTAGCCATCTATAAGGTTTGTGTTAAGAACAACGTCACTATTCGTATGCCTGACGAAGTTCCACCAAATATCTCACAAGTCTTTAAAGATGTGATTCCATTCACTCTATCAGTGGTTTCTCTTTATGCTCTTGATTTACTAGCTCGTCATTTTGTTGGTGTAAGCGTAGCAGAATCAATCGGTAAATTCTTTGCACCATTATTCTCTGCCGCTGATGGTTATCTAGGTATTACGATTATCTTTGGGGCCTTTGCCTTCTTCTGGTTTGTTGGTATCCATGGTCCATCTATCGTTGAACCAGCAATCGCAGCTATTACCTATGCAAATGCTGAGGTCAACTTGAACCTTCTCCAACAAGGTATGCACGCTGACAAGATTCTTACTTCTGGTACACAAATGTTTATCGTTACCATGGGTGGTACGGGTGCGACACTGGTTGTTCCATTCATGTTCATGTGGTTGACCAAATCGAAACGAAATCGTGCAATCGGACGCGCGTCAGTAGTACCAACATTCTTTGGAGTAAACGAACCAATCTTGTTTGGTGCACCACTTGTTTTGAACCCGATTTTCTTTATTCCATTTATCTTTGCGCCAATTGCTAACGTATGGATCTTTAAATTCTTTATTGAGACGCTTGGCATGAACTCATTTACTGCCAACCTTCCTTGGACAACACCAGGTCCGCTCGGTATTGTTCTCGGTACAAACTTCCAATTCTTGTCATTTGTACTTGCTGCTTTGTTAATCCTTGTTGACGTAGCCATTTACTATCCATTCCTCAAGGTTTATGATGAACAAATTCTAGAAGAAGAGCGTTCTGGTAAAGCCAATGATGAATTGAAAGAAAAAGTAGCAGCAAACTTCAATACTGCCAAAGCAGATGCTATTCTTGAAAAAGCAGGTGTAGAAGCAGCACAAAACACAATCACAGAAGAAACAAATGTTCTCGTTCTCTGTGCAGGAGGAGGTACAAGTGGTCTCCTTGCAAATGCTCTAAACAAAGCAGCAGCAGAATACAAAGTTCTTGTTAAAGCAGCAGCTGGTGGCTATGGTGCTCACCGTGAAATGTTGCCTGAGTTTGATCTGGTTATCCTTGCTCCTCAAGTTGCTTCAAACTTTGAAGACATGAAGGCCGAAACCGACAAACTTGGTATCAAACTTGCTAAGACAGAAGGTGGCCAATACATTAAATTGACTCGCGATGGAAAAGGCGCTCTTGCCTTTGTTCAAGCGCAGTTCGAAGAATAA
- a CDS encoding PTS lactose/cellobiose transporter subunit IIA, producing the protein MNREEVTLLGFEIVAYAGDARSKLLEALKAAEAGDFAKADSLVEEAGSCIAEAHHAQTSLLTKEAAGEDLAYSVTMMHGQDHLMTTILLKDLMHHLIELYKRGVK; encoded by the coding sequence ATGAATAGAGAAGAAGTAACATTGTTAGGTTTTGAAATCGTAGCCTATGCTGGCGATGCTCGTTCAAAACTATTGGAAGCCTTGAAGGCCGCTGAAGCTGGTGATTTCGCGAAAGCGGATAGCTTAGTTGAGGAAGCTGGTTCTTGCATTGCTGAAGCACATCACGCGCAAACAAGCCTTTTGACTAAGGAGGCAGCTGGTGAGGATTTGGCTTATAGTGTGACCATGATGCATGGTCAGGATCACTTGATGACAACTATCTTGCTCAAAGATTTGATGCACCATTTAATCGAACTTTACAAGAGAGGAGTTAAGTAA
- a CDS encoding PRD domain-containing protein, whose product MYRILNPMNHNVSLVRNDKGEEVIVIGKGITFGKKKGDLIAENQVEKIFRMKTEESRENFMALLKDVPLDFITVTYEIIDKLSKKYHYPIQEYLYVTLTDHIYCSYQALAQGRYKDSNLPDISTKYPVAFQIAKEAFEIYRQKLTDHFPEDEIIRIAYHFINAEGEHEVQVVESIDKRKEILRNVEEVLKGYAIQRTKENNHFYDRFMIHLNYFLDYLDRSRDDNQSLLDMEDHIKQSYPKAFEIGSKIYDVITQHTGLDLYKSERVYLVLHIQRLLS is encoded by the coding sequence ATGTATCGAATTCTAAACCCAATGAATCACAACGTCTCACTTGTCAGAAATGACAAAGGAGAAGAAGTGATTGTAATTGGTAAGGGGATTACATTTGGAAAGAAGAAAGGGGACTTAATTGCTGAAAATCAGGTTGAGAAAATCTTTCGGATGAAGACCGAGGAGTCAAGAGAAAACTTTATGGCTCTGCTCAAAGATGTTCCGCTTGATTTTATCACAGTGACCTATGAGATTATTGATAAGCTATCAAAGAAATATCATTATCCGATTCAAGAGTATCTCTACGTAACCTTGACAGATCATATTTACTGCTCTTACCAAGCTCTAGCACAAGGAAGGTACAAGGATAGTAATCTGCCAGATATTTCCACTAAGTATCCTGTCGCTTTTCAAATCGCAAAGGAAGCCTTTGAAATCTATCGTCAGAAGTTGACAGATCATTTCCCTGAGGATGAAATTATTCGGATCGCTTATCATTTCATCAATGCCGAAGGGGAGCATGAAGTTCAAGTGGTTGAGTCGATTGATAAGAGGAAAGAAATTCTCAGGAATGTCGAAGAAGTGCTAAAGGGTTATGCAATTCAACGAACCAAAGAGAATAATCATTTCTATGATCGTTTTATGATTCATTTGAATTATTTCTTGGATTATTTAGACAGATCTAGAGATGATAACCAATCACTTCTGGATATGGAAGATCATATTAAACAATCCTATCCAAAAGCGTTCGAGATTGGTTCCAAGATCTATGATGTGATTACGCAACATACGGGTCTTGATTTGTATAAAAGTGAACGAGTTTATCTAGTTCTACATATCCAACGTTTATTGTCATAA
- the lacD gene encoding tagatose-bisphosphate aldolase has translation MALTEQKRARLEKLSDENGIISALAFDQRGALKRLMAQYQTEEPTVAQMEELKVLVADELTKYASSMLLDPEYGLPATKALDPNAGLLLAYEKTGYDTTSTKRLPDCLDVWSAKRIKEQGADAVKFLLYYDVDSSDELNQQKQAYIERIGSECVAEDIPFFLEILAYDEKIADAGSAEYAKVKPHKVIGAMKVFSDSRFNIDVLKVEVPVNVKYVEGFGDGEIVYTREEAAAFFKAQDEATNLPYIYLSAGVSAKLFQETLVFAHESGANFNGVLCGRATWAGSVEAYIKDGEAAAREWLRTTGFENIDELNKVLQTTATSWTERV, from the coding sequence ATGGCTTTAACAGAACAAAAACGTGCACGCTTAGAAAAACTTTCAGATGAAAATGGCATTATCTCAGCTCTTGCCTTTGACCAACGTGGTGCTTTAAAACGCCTCATGGCTCAATACCAAACAGAGGAACCAACAGTGGCTCAAATGGAAGAACTTAAAGTCTTGGTAGCGGATGAATTGACTAAATACGCATCCTCTATGCTTCTAGACCCAGAGTATGGACTTCCGGCTACAAAAGCGCTTGATCCAAATGCTGGTCTTCTCCTAGCTTATGAGAAAACTGGCTACGACACAACAAGCACCAAACGCTTGCCTGACTGTTTGGATGTTTGGTCTGCCAAACGCATCAAAGAACAAGGTGCAGATGCTGTCAAATTCTTGCTTTACTATGATGTAGACAGCTCTGACGAACTCAACCAACAAAAACAAGCTTACATCGAACGCATCGGTTCTGAGTGTGTGGCGGAAGACATTCCGTTTTTCCTTGAAATCCTCGCTTACGATGAAAAAATCGCTGACGCAGGTTCTGCAGAATACGCCAAAGTGAAACCACACAAGGTTATCGGTGCCATGAAGGTCTTCTCAGACTCACGCTTCAACATCGACGTCTTGAAAGTGGAAGTTCCAGTCAACGTCAAATACGTTGAAGGATTTGGCGATGGTGAAATCGTGTATACACGCGAAGAAGCTGCAGCCTTCTTTAAAGCACAAGATGAAGCGACTAACCTTCCTTACATCTACTTGAGTGCGGGTGTATCAGCCAAACTCTTCCAAGAAACCCTTGTCTTTGCCCACGAATCAGGTGCAAACTTCAATGGAGTTCTTTGTGGACGTGCAACTTGGGCTGGATCAGTTGAAGCCTACATCAAAGACGGTGAGGCAGCAGCTCGTGAATGGCTTCGCACAACTGGATTTGAGAACATTGATGAACTGAACAAAGTTCTCCAAACCACAGCGACTTCATGGACTGAACGTGTATAA